A region from the Salvia splendens isolate huo1 chromosome 15, SspV2, whole genome shotgun sequence genome encodes:
- the LOC121766555 gene encoding kinetochore protein NUF2 homolog has translation MSKFDYPRLPRHEIVVVLAASQIAVVSESELLRPDPDFICKLYSHILIFMDILKDDEEQMEFEALEHIENPEHHLHSIRIMNLYVKLRQLLAAIRCPKSFTPKDLIKPEADRTEVFLSALLNFHLHRNGKMELLKPIFDDLEHFEQQKLAAEARILQLNAEIAEIEELREQDLPVVQELSLKIKELHQTVDELNKHQATLRTTIKQLKEKGKETDEKISNAEFALVQSVQENASLRSKIVQSPDKLQRALEENKLALAEAKDAERAAIQSFQDKTAKLEAYAKACKKISKHLSQMQAVQEQVSSAKSVEKEVKVLKSKLSDEDVQVKSLEAKLVEMQSKADQLKEYKRQLEKEKAMRQEEADKEVNNVEFEVESKRRALELREKHVESVVAEAEAINLKRKNIREEADAKIQELGHKSEEIVSEFDKYSKSISNLLASNG, from the exons ATGTCGAAATTCGATTATCCCAGGCTTCCCCGCCACGAAATCGTCGTAGTACTGGCCGCGTCCCAGATCGCCGTCGTGTCGGAGTCCGAACTCCTCCGCCCCGACCCCGACTTCATCTGCAAACTCTACTCTCACATCCTCATCTTCATGGACATACTCAA GGACGACGAAGAGCAGATGGAATTTGAGGCGCTGGAGCATATCGAAAACCCCGAACACCACTTGCACTCGATTCGGATCATGAATTTGTACGTCAAGCTTCGACAGCTTTTGGCGGCTATTAGGTGTCCCAAATCCTTCACCCCTAAAGACTTGATTAAGCCGGAGGCTGACCGCACCGAGGTCTTCCTCAGCGCCCTTCTCAATTTTCACCTCCACAG GAACGGAAAAATGGAGCTATTGAAGCCTATTTTCGACGATCTGGAACATTTTGAGCAGCAGAAGCTAGCTGCTGAAGCTAGAATTTTGCAG TTGAATGCAGAGATAGCAGAGATTGAGGAGTTAAGAGAGCAGGACTTGCCGGTTGTGCAGGAATTGAGTTTGAAGATTAAGGAATTGCATCAGACAGTTGATGAACTCAACAAGCATCAAGCGACGTTGAGGACTACGATCAAGCAATTGAAGGAGAAGGGCAAAGAAACTGATGAGAAG ATCTCTAATGCAGAATTTGCCCTTGTTCAAAGCGTTCAAGAAAATGCTAGTTTGCGTTCTAAAATCGTACAATCACCAGACAAACTTCAG AGGGCTTTGGAGGAGAATAAGTTGGCCCTAGCTGAGGCGAAAGATGCTGAAAGAGCTGCAATACAATCTTTTCAGGATAAGACTGCCAAGCTTGAGGCCTATGCTAAG GCTTGCAAGAAAATCTCTAAGCACTTAAGTCAGATGCAGGCTGTACAAGAGCag GTAAGTTCTGCAAAGTCAGTTGAGAAAGAAGTGAAGGTCCTCAAAAGTAAGCTTAGTGACGAAGATGTTCAAGTTAAATCACTGGAAGCAAAACTTGTAGAAATGCAATCAAAAG CGGACCAGCTAAAAGAATACAAGAGGCAACTGGAGAAAGAGAAAGCTATGCGCCAAGAAGAGGCGGATAAGGAGGTAAATAATGTCGAATTTGAAGTGGAATCAAAGAGGCGTGCATTAGAATTGAGGGAGAAACATGTGGAATCTGTGGTTGCTGAG GCGGAAGCTATAAATTTGAAGAGAAAAAACATTAGGGAGGAAGCAGACGCTAAAATTCAAGAATTAGGCCATAAATCTGAAGAAATTGTGTCAGAG TTCGATAAATATTCAAAATCGATAAGCAACTTGCTAGCATCAAATGGATAA